Proteins encoded in a region of the Osmerus mordax isolate fOsmMor3 chromosome 17, fOsmMor3.pri, whole genome shotgun sequence genome:
- the shank3b gene encoding SH3 and multiple ankyrin repeat domains protein 3 isoform X3, whose protein sequence is MPLSPAADAKHDPPDRPRTHAATNGNQLASTVARDDGADNLDDPPGNSIVIRIGIPDLQQTKCLRLDPDAAVWSSKQLVLVTLTQSLADVLNYGLFQPAFNGRAGKFLDEERLLKEYPLPPITPIPYLEFRYKRRVYTQSYVDDKQLAKLHTKANLKRFMEYVHQRNLEKVSRFLEKGLDPNFHDADTGECPLTLAVQLETCADLIKVLRSGGAHLDFRTRDGITALHRAVLCRNALALTTLLDLGASPDYKDSRGLTPLYHSSMVGGDPYCCELLLQDHAHIGSSDENGWQEVHQACRHGNVQHLEHLLFYGADMSSQNASGNTALHLCALYNQDGCARVLLFRGANKDIKNYNNQTAFQVAIIAGNFDLAEIIKIHKTSDVVPFRESPSYTKRRRGGGTRAAGGSGLSSPRSLIRSASDNALESPASTSPGPSLHSLETTPNRPGADSHSLRRHTRRLSPSGKVQQEPSPPASPPSPRKKRRLYSAVPGRTFIVTRSHTPQGTGEINLHRGERVKVLSIGEGGFWEGSVKGRTGWFPADCVEEVQMRQYDPRLETREDRTKRLFRHYTVGSYDNYSSYSDYVIEEKTAVLQKRDSEGFGFVLRGAKAETPIEEFAPTPAFPALQYLESVDLEGVAWRAGLRTGDFLIEVNGVDVVKVGHRQVVSLIRQGGSQLLMKVVSVSRKPDAHLLRKKAPPPPRRAPSTSLTLRSKSMTAELEEIEKLDDMLAGTQEVVMRTRPSEADFRAATVKQRPTSRRITQAEINSLFERQGMPVPAGLEKVTMQLPRGMSRTKSFATLSPPAGAPEDDRISALIGENRFPRSSSMTDSFIPPPPQTAPPPPPSPYYLESGPPPAFLPPPPPVRGAELARSSFKPGAEPRLHEACDSPTRSHAHAERQRKARSMIILQDSPALLPPDPAPAPTPAPLTSHPVLERRRRGRPVENPYANVGQQAPPSKPQRRKSPLLKQLQVEEGGGANPSRAELYQQQVLSERARIQATPPQGRRSSLFLSVEGAGSESAPILLTQSHSMDDLGELPPPIPVLSPSPSPQGSTFLHPLTGKPLDPASPLALALAARERALTARTPSPEPRLKRTTPPQTSPEPRHKHITPPLFLDGQVERPETEGGATSPAAPSPERWRPSPLPLPISQVTISVTSETQAPVHIEAQRQVERRRSLTVGSSEEEGGAYTVTLPPALLSSSDEETREELRRIGLVTPPPGFTASPPPTLSASLSLSPRRTQPGEVGGGGGESAPDSGVEEGEDRSASDPHLDASTSPGSTPAPSLPALPSPDPPQPQPSSSPSPGGPPDPQGLKPRLRSPLGRGRSALRDPLLKQSSDSELLPSSGSSPGRPPRYLFQRRSKLWGGDTGERRPRQGSPEEGRPQAVGGQGLELASRLQLLSKDTHSLGEEPALLDPGRRSPVGGARLFSSLGELNTISQRAYGTTFTVRPGSRYPVTRRSPSPSPSSERPEALGPGRGFGISPSHHHHHHHHTILKSSSLSLPSEPKEVRFVMRSASARTRSRSPSPSPHASPCPSPVLGGPLLALRPWRQRPLALWSKYDVGDWLESVGLAEHRARFQEHEIEGSHLPALTKEDYAELGVTRVGHRMNIERALRQLLES, encoded by the exons ATGCCTCTGAGTCCGGCTGCTGACGCCAAGCATGACCCCCCAGACCGCCCCCGAACACACGCCGCTACCAACGGCAACCAGCTCGCTTCCACCGTCGCCAGGGACGATGGGGCAGATAACCTTGACGACCCCCCTGGAAACAGTATCGTCATCCGCATTGGAATCCCTGACCTGCAACAGACA aagTGTCTTCGGCTAGACCCAGATGCAGCAGTGTGGAGCAGTAAGCAGCTGGTCCTGGTGACTCTGACCCAGAGCCTGGCGGACGTCCTGAACTACGGACTCTTCCAACCAGCCTTCAACGGACGCGCTGGGAAGTTCTTAGACGAGGAACGCCTGCTGAAGGAGTACCCCCTACCCCCAATAACCCCCATCCCCTACCTGGAG TTCCGTTACAAGAGGCGTGTCTACACTCAGAGTTATGTGGATGACAAGCAGCTAGCTAAGCTGCAcaccaag GCCAACCTGAAGAGGTTCATGGAGTACGTGCACCAGAGGAACCTGGAGAAGGTGTCCAGGTTCCTGGAGAAGGGTCTGGACCCCAACTTCCATGATGCAGACACTGGGG aGTGCCCCCTGACCCTGGCGGTTCAGCTGGAGACGTGCGCTGACCTCATCAAGGTTCTACGGAGCGGAGGAGCTCATCTGGACTTCAGGACCAGAGATGGCATCACCGCCTTGCACAGAGCTGTGCTCTGCAGGAACGCCCTGGCTCTcact accctgcTGGACCTGGGCGCTTCCCCGGACTACAAGGACAGCCGTGGCCTGACCCCGCTGTACCACAGCAGCATGGTGGGAGGAGACCCGTACTGCTgtgagctgctgctgcaggaccACGCACACATAGGCAGCAGCGACGAGAACGGCTGGCAGGAGgtgcaccag GCGTGTCGTCATGGTAACGTGCAACACCTGGAGCACCTTCTGTTCTACGGAGCGGACATGAGCTCCCAGAATGCATCAGGAAACACAGCACTGCACCTGTGTGCTCTCTACAATcag GATGGCTGTGCAAGGGTTCTACTGTTCCGTGGAGCTAACAAAGACATTAAAAACTACAACAACCAGACTGCCTTTCAG gtcgcCATCATAGCAGGGAACTTTGACTTGGCAGAGatcatcaagatccacaagacaTCTGACGTTG TGCCTTTCAGGGAGAGCCCGTCCTACACAAAGCGCCGGCGAGGAGGCGGAACGAGAGCTGCAGGGGGGAGTGGCCTGTCTTCTCCCCGCTCTCTGATTCGCTCAGCCAGTGACAACGCCCTGGAGAGCCCCGCCTCCACGTcccctggcccctccctccacagcctGGAGACCACGCCCAACCGCCCAGGAGCCGACTCACACAGcctgcgcagacacacacgccgactcag ccccaGTGGCAAGGTACAACAGGAGCCcagcccccccgcctccccccccagcccgcGGAAGAAGAGGAGGCTGTACAGCGCGGTACCTGGACGCACCTTCATAGtgacgcgctcacacacaccccagggcaCCGGGGAGATCAACCTGCACCGAGGGgagagggtcaaag tcCTGAGtataggagagggggggttctgGGAGGGCTCTGTGAAGGGCAGGACCGGATGGTTCCCTGCTGACTGTGTAGAGGAGGTCCAGATGAGGCAGTATGACCCACGtctag agaccagagaggaCCGCACCAAGAGGCTGTTCAGACACTACACTGTAGGATCCTACGACAACTACAGCTCTTACAg CGACTATGTGATCGAGGAGAAGACTGCTGTGCTGCAGAAGAGAGACAGCGAAGGGTTTGGCTTTGTGCTACGAGGAGCtaaag ctgagaCCCCCATCGAGGAGTTTGCCCCCACCCCTGCGTTCCCTGCCCTGCAGTACCTGGAGTCTGTTGACCTGGAGGGCGTGGCCTGGAGGGCGGGGCTTAGGACTGGGGACTTCCTGATTGAG gtgaACGGGGTGGATGTGGTGAAGGTGGGCCACAGACAGGTGGTGAGTCTGATCAGACAGGGGGGCAGTCAGCTGCTCATGAAGGTGGTGTCTGTGTCCCGCAAACCTGACGCACACCTGCTGCGCAAGAAAG ccccgccccctcccaggAGAGCTCCCAGCACCTCCCTGACTCTGCGTTCCAAGTCCATGACCGCCGAGCTGGAGGAGAtag AGAAGTTGGATGACATGCTGGCGGgcacacaggaagtggtcatGAGAACCCGCCCCTCTGAGGCGGACTTCCGGGCAGCCACAGTGAAGCAGCGGCCCACCAGCCGGCGTATCACCCAGGCAGAGATCAAC tccCTGTTTGAGAGGCAGGGCATGCCTGTGCCTGCAGGGTTGGAGAAGGTGACCATGCAGCTGCCCAGAGGCATGTCCAGGACCAAGTCTTTTG ctactctgtctccccctgcaggcgCTCCAGAAGACGACAGGATCTCTGCTCTGATTGGAGAGAACCGTTTTCCGCGGAGCTCCTCCATGACGGACAGCTTcatcccgccccctccccagaccgcgccccctcctcccccctccccctactaCCTGGAGTCCGGCCCTCCCCCCGCATTTCTACCCCCTCCACCGCCCGTCCGGGGGGCGGAGCTAGCCCGCTCCAGCTTCAAACCGGGGGCGGAGCCTAGGCTGCACGAGGCCTGTGATTCGCCCACGAGGAGCCACGCCCACGCAGAGCGCCAGAGGAAGGCGCGGTCCATGATCATCCTCCAGGACTCCCCCGCCCTgctgccccccgaccccgcccccgcccccacccccgcccccctgacctctcaccccgTGCTGGAGCGTCGGAGGCGGGGCCGGCCGGTGGAGAACCCCTACGCCAACGTGGGCCAGCAGGCTCCGCCCAGCAAGCCCCAACGCAGGAAGTCTCCACTGCTCAAACAGCTGCAG gtggaggaagggggaggagccaatCCCAGCAGGGCGGAGCTATACCAGCAGCAGGTGCTCTCTGAGCGAGCTCGAATCCAGGCCACGCCCCCTCAGGGCCGacgctcctccctcttcctgtctgtggagGGGGCGGGATCAGAATCAGCTCCTATTCTCCTGACCCAATCACATTCCATGGACGACTTGGGGGAGCTGCCTCCACCAATCCCGGTGctgtccccttccccctccccccagggctcCACCTTCCTGCACCCGCTGACGGGCAAGCCCCTCGACCCCGCCTCCCCGCTGGCACTGGCGTTGGCGGCGCGGGAACGAGCGCTCACCGCCCGCACACCGAGCCCAGAACCCCGTCTAAAACGCACCACGCCCCCCCAGACAAGCCCCGAACCCCGGCACAAGCACATAACCCCGCCCCTCTTCCTTGACGGGCAGGTGGAGAGACCGGAGACGGAGGGCGGGGCCACCTCCCCTGCCGCCCCCTCCCCCGAGCGCTGGaggccctcccccctgcccctgcccatcAGTCAGGTGACCATCAGCGTGACCAGTGAGACCCAGGCGCCCGTGCACATAGAGGCACAGCgtcaggtggagaggaggcggaGCCTAACAGTGGGGAGCTCGGAGGAAGAGGGCGGGGCCTACACTGTGACCCTGCCCCCCGCGCTGCTGTCGTCCAGTGACGAGGAGACGAGGGAGGAGCTTCGTAGGATCGGGCTGGTGACTCCGCCCCCAGGCTTCACTGcgtccccgccccccaccctctctgcctccctcagcctgtctccACGGCGAACCCAGCCTGGCGAGgtggggggaggcggaggggagtCGGCCCCGGActcgggggtggaggagggggaggacaggagtgcCAGCGACCCCCACCTGGacgcctccacctcccctggcagcacccccgcccccagcctccccgcgCTGCCCTCCCCagatcccccccagccccagcccagctcctcccccagccccgggGGGCCCCCAGACCCCCAGGGCCTGAAGCCCCGGCTGCGCTCCCCTCTGGGCCGGGGGCGCTCcgccctcagggaccccctcctCAAGCAGTCCTCCGACAGCGAGCTGCTGCCCTCCAGCGGCTCCAGCCCCGGCCGGCCGCCCCGCTACCTGTTCCAGCGCCGCTCCAAGCTGTGGGGGGGCGACACGGGTGAGAGGCGGCCCAGGCAGGGCAGcccggaggaggggaggccccAGGccgtgggggggcaggggctggagctggcctCAAGGCTGCAGCTGCTCAGTAAGGACACACACTcgctgggggaggagcctgcGCTGCTTGACCCTGGGAGGAGGTCGCCGGTGGGAGGGGCCAG gttGTTCAGCAGTTTGGGGGAGTTAAACACCATATCCCAGAGGGCTTATGGCACCACCTTCACTGTCAGACCAGGAAGTCGCTACCCGGTGACGCGccgcagcccctccccctccccctcctctgagaGGCCGGAGGCCCTGGGGCCTGGGAGGGGTTTCGGGATaagcccctcccaccaccaccaccaccaccaccacaccatcctaaagtcctccagcctcagcctgcCGTCCGAACCCAAGGAGGTCCGCTTCGTGATGCGCAGCGCCAGCGCCCGTACACGCTCCcgttctccttccccctccccccacgcctccccctgcccctcccccgtccTGGGGGGCCCCCTGCTGGCCCTGCGGCCGTGGCGTCAGCGCCCCCTGGCCCTGTGGAGTAAATACGACGTGGGGGACTGGCTGGAGAGCGTGGGGCTGGCGGAGCACCGGGCTCGCTTCCAGGAGCACGAGATCGAGGGCTCACACCTGCCCGCCCTCACCAAGGAGGACTACGCTGAGCTGGGGGTCACACGTGTCGGGCACCGCATGAACATTGAGAGGGCGCTAAGGCAGCTGCTCGAGAGCTGA
- the shank3b gene encoding SH3 and multiple ankyrin repeat domains protein 3 isoform X1 → MPLSPAADAKHDPPDRPRTHAATNGNQLASTVARDDGADNLDDPPGNSIVIRIGIPDLQQTKCLRLDPDAAVWSSKQLVLVTLTQSLADVLNYGLFQPAFNGRAGKFLDEERLLKEYPLPPITPIPYLEFRYKRRVYTQSYVDDKQLAKLHTKANLKRFMEYVHQRNLEKVSRFLEKGLDPNFHDADTGECPLTLAVQLETCADLIKVLRSGGAHLDFRTRDGITALHRAVLCRNALALTTLLDLGASPDYKDSRGLTPLYHSSMVGGDPYCCELLLQDHAHIGSSDENGWQEVHQACRHGNVQHLEHLLFYGADMSSQNASGNTALHLCALYNQDGCARVLLFRGANKDIKNYNNQTAFQVAIIAGNFDLAEIIKIHKTSDVVPFRESPSYTKRRRGGGTRAAGGSGLSSPRSLIRSASDNALESPASTSPGPSLHSLETTPNRPGADSHSLRRHTRRLSPSGKVQQEPSPPASPPSPRKKRRLYSAVPGRTFIVTRSHTPQGTGEINLHRGERVKVLSIGEGGFWEGSVKGRTGWFPADCVEEVQMRQYDPRLETREDRTKRLFRHYTVGSYDNYSSYSDYVIEEKTAVLQKRDSEGFGFVLRGAKAETPIEEFAPTPAFPALQYLESVDLEGVAWRAGLRTGDFLIEVNGVDVVKVGHRQVVSLIRQGGSQLLMKVVSVSRKPDAHLLRKKAPPPPRRAPSTSLTLRSKSMTAELEEIEKLDDMLAGTQEVVMRTRPSEADFRAATVKQRPTSRRITQAEINSLFERQGMPVPAGLEKVTMQLPRGMSRTKSFATLSPPAGAPEDDRISALIGENRFPRSSSMTDSFIPPPPQTAPPPPPSPYYLESGPPPAFLPPPPPVRGAELARSSFKPGAEPRLHEACDSPTRSHAHAERQRKARSMIILQDSPALLPPDPAPAPTPAPLTSHPVLERRRRGRPVENPYANVGQQAPPSKPQRRKSPLLKQLQVEEGGGANPSRAELYQQQVLSERARIQATPPQGRRSSLFLSVEGAGSESAPILLTQSHSMDDLGELPPPIPVLSPSPSPQGSTFLHPLTGKPLDPASPLALALAARERALTARTPSPEPRLKRTTPPQTSPEPRHKHITPPLFLDGQVERPETEGGATSPAAPSPERWRPSPLPLPISQVTISVTSETQAPVHIEAQRQVERRRSLTVGSSEEEGGAYTVTLPPALLSSSDEETREELRRIGLVTPPPGFTASPPPTLSASLSLSPRRTQPGEVGGGGGESAPDSGVEEGEDRSASDPHLDASTSPGSTPAPSLPALPSPDPPQPQPSSSPSPGGPPDPQGLKPRLRSPLGRGRSALRDPLLKQSSDSELLPSSGSSPGRPPRYLFQRRSKLWGGDTGERRPRQGSPEEGRPQAVGGQGLELASRLQLLSKDTHSLGEEPALLDPGRRSPVGGARCDQDNGDRKALFSSLGELNTISQRAYGTTFTVRPGSRYPVTRRSPSPSPSSERPEALGPGRGFGISPSHHHHHHHHTILKSSSLSLPSEPKEVRFVMRSASARTRSRSPSPSPHASPCPSPVLGGPLLALRPWRQRPLALWSKYDVGDWLESVGLAEHRARFQEHEIEGSHLPALTKEDYAELGVTRVGHRMNIERALRQLLES, encoded by the exons ATGCCTCTGAGTCCGGCTGCTGACGCCAAGCATGACCCCCCAGACCGCCCCCGAACACACGCCGCTACCAACGGCAACCAGCTCGCTTCCACCGTCGCCAGGGACGATGGGGCAGATAACCTTGACGACCCCCCTGGAAACAGTATCGTCATCCGCATTGGAATCCCTGACCTGCAACAGACA aagTGTCTTCGGCTAGACCCAGATGCAGCAGTGTGGAGCAGTAAGCAGCTGGTCCTGGTGACTCTGACCCAGAGCCTGGCGGACGTCCTGAACTACGGACTCTTCCAACCAGCCTTCAACGGACGCGCTGGGAAGTTCTTAGACGAGGAACGCCTGCTGAAGGAGTACCCCCTACCCCCAATAACCCCCATCCCCTACCTGGAG TTCCGTTACAAGAGGCGTGTCTACACTCAGAGTTATGTGGATGACAAGCAGCTAGCTAAGCTGCAcaccaag GCCAACCTGAAGAGGTTCATGGAGTACGTGCACCAGAGGAACCTGGAGAAGGTGTCCAGGTTCCTGGAGAAGGGTCTGGACCCCAACTTCCATGATGCAGACACTGGGG aGTGCCCCCTGACCCTGGCGGTTCAGCTGGAGACGTGCGCTGACCTCATCAAGGTTCTACGGAGCGGAGGAGCTCATCTGGACTTCAGGACCAGAGATGGCATCACCGCCTTGCACAGAGCTGTGCTCTGCAGGAACGCCCTGGCTCTcact accctgcTGGACCTGGGCGCTTCCCCGGACTACAAGGACAGCCGTGGCCTGACCCCGCTGTACCACAGCAGCATGGTGGGAGGAGACCCGTACTGCTgtgagctgctgctgcaggaccACGCACACATAGGCAGCAGCGACGAGAACGGCTGGCAGGAGgtgcaccag GCGTGTCGTCATGGTAACGTGCAACACCTGGAGCACCTTCTGTTCTACGGAGCGGACATGAGCTCCCAGAATGCATCAGGAAACACAGCACTGCACCTGTGTGCTCTCTACAATcag GATGGCTGTGCAAGGGTTCTACTGTTCCGTGGAGCTAACAAAGACATTAAAAACTACAACAACCAGACTGCCTTTCAG gtcgcCATCATAGCAGGGAACTTTGACTTGGCAGAGatcatcaagatccacaagacaTCTGACGTTG TGCCTTTCAGGGAGAGCCCGTCCTACACAAAGCGCCGGCGAGGAGGCGGAACGAGAGCTGCAGGGGGGAGTGGCCTGTCTTCTCCCCGCTCTCTGATTCGCTCAGCCAGTGACAACGCCCTGGAGAGCCCCGCCTCCACGTcccctggcccctccctccacagcctGGAGACCACGCCCAACCGCCCAGGAGCCGACTCACACAGcctgcgcagacacacacgccgactcag ccccaGTGGCAAGGTACAACAGGAGCCcagcccccccgcctccccccccagcccgcGGAAGAAGAGGAGGCTGTACAGCGCGGTACCTGGACGCACCTTCATAGtgacgcgctcacacacaccccagggcaCCGGGGAGATCAACCTGCACCGAGGGgagagggtcaaag tcCTGAGtataggagagggggggttctgGGAGGGCTCTGTGAAGGGCAGGACCGGATGGTTCCCTGCTGACTGTGTAGAGGAGGTCCAGATGAGGCAGTATGACCCACGtctag agaccagagaggaCCGCACCAAGAGGCTGTTCAGACACTACACTGTAGGATCCTACGACAACTACAGCTCTTACAg CGACTATGTGATCGAGGAGAAGACTGCTGTGCTGCAGAAGAGAGACAGCGAAGGGTTTGGCTTTGTGCTACGAGGAGCtaaag ctgagaCCCCCATCGAGGAGTTTGCCCCCACCCCTGCGTTCCCTGCCCTGCAGTACCTGGAGTCTGTTGACCTGGAGGGCGTGGCCTGGAGGGCGGGGCTTAGGACTGGGGACTTCCTGATTGAG gtgaACGGGGTGGATGTGGTGAAGGTGGGCCACAGACAGGTGGTGAGTCTGATCAGACAGGGGGGCAGTCAGCTGCTCATGAAGGTGGTGTCTGTGTCCCGCAAACCTGACGCACACCTGCTGCGCAAGAAAG ccccgccccctcccaggAGAGCTCCCAGCACCTCCCTGACTCTGCGTTCCAAGTCCATGACCGCCGAGCTGGAGGAGAtag AGAAGTTGGATGACATGCTGGCGGgcacacaggaagtggtcatGAGAACCCGCCCCTCTGAGGCGGACTTCCGGGCAGCCACAGTGAAGCAGCGGCCCACCAGCCGGCGTATCACCCAGGCAGAGATCAAC tccCTGTTTGAGAGGCAGGGCATGCCTGTGCCTGCAGGGTTGGAGAAGGTGACCATGCAGCTGCCCAGAGGCATGTCCAGGACCAAGTCTTTTG ctactctgtctccccctgcaggcgCTCCAGAAGACGACAGGATCTCTGCTCTGATTGGAGAGAACCGTTTTCCGCGGAGCTCCTCCATGACGGACAGCTTcatcccgccccctccccagaccgcgccccctcctcccccctccccctactaCCTGGAGTCCGGCCCTCCCCCCGCATTTCTACCCCCTCCACCGCCCGTCCGGGGGGCGGAGCTAGCCCGCTCCAGCTTCAAACCGGGGGCGGAGCCTAGGCTGCACGAGGCCTGTGATTCGCCCACGAGGAGCCACGCCCACGCAGAGCGCCAGAGGAAGGCGCGGTCCATGATCATCCTCCAGGACTCCCCCGCCCTgctgccccccgaccccgcccccgcccccacccccgcccccctgacctctcaccccgTGCTGGAGCGTCGGAGGCGGGGCCGGCCGGTGGAGAACCCCTACGCCAACGTGGGCCAGCAGGCTCCGCCCAGCAAGCCCCAACGCAGGAAGTCTCCACTGCTCAAACAGCTGCAG gtggaggaagggggaggagccaatCCCAGCAGGGCGGAGCTATACCAGCAGCAGGTGCTCTCTGAGCGAGCTCGAATCCAGGCCACGCCCCCTCAGGGCCGacgctcctccctcttcctgtctgtggagGGGGCGGGATCAGAATCAGCTCCTATTCTCCTGACCCAATCACATTCCATGGACGACTTGGGGGAGCTGCCTCCACCAATCCCGGTGctgtccccttccccctccccccagggctcCACCTTCCTGCACCCGCTGACGGGCAAGCCCCTCGACCCCGCCTCCCCGCTGGCACTGGCGTTGGCGGCGCGGGAACGAGCGCTCACCGCCCGCACACCGAGCCCAGAACCCCGTCTAAAACGCACCACGCCCCCCCAGACAAGCCCCGAACCCCGGCACAAGCACATAACCCCGCCCCTCTTCCTTGACGGGCAGGTGGAGAGACCGGAGACGGAGGGCGGGGCCACCTCCCCTGCCGCCCCCTCCCCCGAGCGCTGGaggccctcccccctgcccctgcccatcAGTCAGGTGACCATCAGCGTGACCAGTGAGACCCAGGCGCCCGTGCACATAGAGGCACAGCgtcaggtggagaggaggcggaGCCTAACAGTGGGGAGCTCGGAGGAAGAGGGCGGGGCCTACACTGTGACCCTGCCCCCCGCGCTGCTGTCGTCCAGTGACGAGGAGACGAGGGAGGAGCTTCGTAGGATCGGGCTGGTGACTCCGCCCCCAGGCTTCACTGcgtccccgccccccaccctctctgcctccctcagcctgtctccACGGCGAACCCAGCCTGGCGAGgtggggggaggcggaggggagtCGGCCCCGGActcgggggtggaggagggggaggacaggagtgcCAGCGACCCCCACCTGGacgcctccacctcccctggcagcacccccgcccccagcctccccgcgCTGCCCTCCCCagatcccccccagccccagcccagctcctcccccagccccgggGGGCCCCCAGACCCCCAGGGCCTGAAGCCCCGGCTGCGCTCCCCTCTGGGCCGGGGGCGCTCcgccctcagggaccccctcctCAAGCAGTCCTCCGACAGCGAGCTGCTGCCCTCCAGCGGCTCCAGCCCCGGCCGGCCGCCCCGCTACCTGTTCCAGCGCCGCTCCAAGCTGTGGGGGGGCGACACGGGTGAGAGGCGGCCCAGGCAGGGCAGcccggaggaggggaggccccAGGccgtgggggggcaggggctggagctggcctCAAGGCTGCAGCTGCTCAGTAAGGACACACACTcgctgggggaggagcctgcGCTGCTTGACCCTGGGAGGAGGTCGCCGGTGGGAGGGGCCAG ATGTGACCAGGACAATGGAGACCGTAAAGC gttGTTCAGCAGTTTGGGGGAGTTAAACACCATATCCCAGAGGGCTTATGGCACCACCTTCACTGTCAGACCAGGAAGTCGCTACCCGGTGACGCGccgcagcccctccccctccccctcctctgagaGGCCGGAGGCCCTGGGGCCTGGGAGGGGTTTCGGGATaagcccctcccaccaccaccaccaccaccaccacaccatcctaaagtcctccagcctcagcctgcCGTCCGAACCCAAGGAGGTCCGCTTCGTGATGCGCAGCGCCAGCGCCCGTACACGCTCCcgttctccttccccctccccccacgcctccccctgcccctcccccgtccTGGGGGGCCCCCTGCTGGCCCTGCGGCCGTGGCGTCAGCGCCCCCTGGCCCTGTGGAGTAAATACGACGTGGGGGACTGGCTGGAGAGCGTGGGGCTGGCGGAGCACCGGGCTCGCTTCCAGGAGCACGAGATCGAGGGCTCACACCTGCCCGCCCTCACCAAGGAGGACTACGCTGAGCTGGGGGTCACACGTGTCGGGCACCGCATGAACATTGAGAGGGCGCTAAGGCAGCTGCTCGAGAGCTGA